In Kwoniella bestiolae CBS 10118 chromosome 3, complete sequence, the genomic stretch gatgagagaggatgtAGAAGTATTCAGACTATTACATGGGGACGTTTTCTTGAAATGTAAGTTGGAATACtgaaacaactcacctctccccATTTGCCTCGTCCGGGCATCCAAGCTTCCATATCGTATTTCCTATGTGCGGAGGCACCAAGCTCCTCGGTAGGCATATCCAGGACTCTGCAAAGTAAACGAGTAAACGAGATGAATCAATGTCCCCAGTTTCACTCTGAAGATACATAGTCATACATGCATCCGGAAAATACACTCACCTGACACTCAGCCCCAGACCCTGGGCAATCTCCCTCTGCACCCCCCTAATactctccatcatcccctcgCTCTGCCCTTCACTAGTGACAGCGAACAGTTCGACCTTAGTAAACTGATGCACCCTATACAATCCCCTCGTATCTGCTCCTCGTGCTCCAGCCTCAGCTCTAAACGCTTTCCCAACACCTACGACCCTCTTCGGCAGGTCCTCCTCATTGCACAGCCTATTAGCGAACAGCCCCGCCAAGGGAATTTCACTCGTCCCGGCGAGACATAGTCTCTGTCCGTTGTCGGGTTGAGCGAGATGATATGTCTGAgtggaggggttggagagggaaTCACGAGGTTGAAAACCGCATCTCCACGCTAGGTCCTCTTTTATCACGTCTGGGGGTATTACGGGGGTGAAACCATGTTTGATCGCTACACTCAACGAATACTGTATGAGGGATTGTTCGAGTAGTGCGAGGATTCCTTTGAGGTATGGCCAGGAAGATCCAgtagagttggaagaagcttCGGTATCTAGTAGGCTGAAGTGATGGCAGAAATCTACATGATCTCTTCTAGGGTCTACTTTCTCTAATAATGCGGTAGGACCAAAGGTTTCTAGTATCTTTGCATTCTCCTCAGAACCGATAGGAGAATCGGGATGAGAGAAGTTGGGTAATACTAGTGATAGATCTAATAACTCGTTCTCTGTTTCCTGGAGATTGGTTTCGTACTGCTTGATCTTACTTTTGATCTTCTTAGCTTGTTCCTTCAGTTCGGTGGTATCGCCCAGCCCGATTTTAATGAGACTACCtatctccttctgcttcGATTTGATAGTTGATAGTTTCTGAAGTAGGAGTAGTTGGGTGGAACGTAGACGCTGTGAGTGAGCGAGATGATCAGGTTGGATAGGTGATTTACGGAGGAGGGCGTTGCGCGTGGTATGTTGTGGATCGGATAGGAGGGCATGATAGTCTATTCGAGGTTTTGGTAGGGACGATGTGTTCAgtgatggagaggaaggggaggaagtagGGGTGGGAGGTGcagaaggggatgagggcTTGACTCCTATTAGAGGACCTTTAAGGGATGATTGGGTGGCATATCGTCGGACtgtcagatcagatcagatgTATGGTCAATTTGAGCTCGGAGTTGCGAGACAAATATGAGGGAGCCTGAGCCTTACTGTTCAATATCCTGCGTACGCTGGGTGATCGCATCGTGATTGTGCTTTTCTGATTGATTCCTATGTCGGCCTCTCACGGATGTGTTTGCTCTTCATCACAGATACTCTGACACTGAGGGATATTATCAAATGCATGTCTGTCAAGATGACCATTGACTTTCTCGAAGCAGGTGAGGTATGATTTCGGACATTCCCGACTATCTCCGTGATCGATCCGACAATAGGTGCTATTGCGGTAATCCCATCTTACTAAACGACGTATTTTCATCTTGTGAATCTCACTCATAATCATCGTATAATACCTATACTCAGCTGCAGACGACAGAAAGAGACTCTAGCAAGATGAGACCCACCCAGCTACTCAGAGCAACCCACTACAAACCAATGATCCATTTTGTAGGTTCCCGGAAAAACATCAAGCATGGTGAGTGAGAAGTATCCCCTGtactccttcctctctccacctcttctcacctcaccctcttccaaGTGTACACGCACCTTACACCTGCATATCAGACCTTTGCTAATACTCTCACCTCAACCAGCCCCGCACGCTCCCGCAGCCCACCCAATGGCCCCCAAAGAAATAGTCGACTCCTTCCAATCATTCCTCGCCAAactccaatcatcctccgACGGCCCCGAAAACCCCTCGTCGAATCCCAAGGCCCAGAGTCCATCGGACTCTTCAAAGGGTATAGTAAAAGGTGAAGAATCCAAGAACACCCAGACTCAAGCGCAGGGGGGGAAGTCGAGCAAGCCCGTGGATTTCGAGAATTTCTGGGAGGCACCTAGTTATCTCTGGACGCCTAGGGAGGTTAGCGAGGCGGAGATGGAGTCTgttatggtgagttgtgcGATTTATCCACTGTAGAAAACCGCGATGCGATCGAGAGAAGATCTGATCTGTCGGAGCCTCTCACATGATGGCCGCGTGTTGCGTCCTTGGATTTTACTTGGAGTACTTTGTGAGATGGGAGAGCGATATCGGAACTGAATGTCACATATGAGCTGACCAAACGATCATATCAAACAACAGAGCGGTGGTGCGACAGATATCAGGAGTGGTCCATAGATCAAAACTCATATCGAGATCATCGTTTTTGCCTTTAATCCATATCTACCTGATCGATATCTTTATCAACGAGTCATGTTCGACCGTTTACACACATGCATAATGCGGTATTTTGTATTTATGCTGGTTTGTTCTGCTGTGCTCATGAGAAGTGCAAACACGCATCTACCAATGCTATACTATTCTACCATATCTAAATCCCCAATCTACTTCTCATTTCATCGGCAAGTGGACGAGAGCAGCCCGAAGCAACCGCCCTAATCCCTCTTGGAATACTTATGCACGCACTCCAAGAACCACCCCATATCCTCAGGCTTGACATTCGGTGTAATCCCATGCCCCAAATTAGCGATCCACCCTCCACCagccttcttccacctctcactcaacctctccacctccctctctatcccctctttcccacCATACAGGACCGTCGGATCAAAATTCCCTTGCAAGTTCACCTTGGGTCCGACCCACTCCCTCACCTCGAGGGGGTCGACAGTCCAGTCCAATCCGAGGGTATCGTACCCCGTCGTCTCGGGGTTGGAGAGAAGTCTAAATGTCGAGGGGGCGTTGGCACCTTTTGCGAAGAGGGTTATGGCTACTCCCGGGTGACCTAGTTGTTTGAGAATGGATTTGACCTTGTGGGAGATGTATATGCAGGGAGGGAGGGCGAATTCGGCGTATTGGTGGGGTGTTAGTTCGCCTGCCCAGGAATCGAATACTTGGAGCATCTGCGTGGTACGAAAGGAGAATTAGCGATGTCCCATCGTAAATCCACGAGATTAAAATGATAATCAAAGAGAAGTGACGGTGCACTTGTCATCGGATGAAAGTACTACATTGTTGAACTCGAAGCTGAGACTAAACCCACCTGCGCTCCAGCCAGTACCTGCCCAACTAACAAATCCGCACAAACGTCCGCTACCTTCCTTAGAAGCTCCTTCGACTCTTTAGGATACTTGTACAACCACGACTTGGAATTCTCAAAAGTCTTTGACCCCCCACCCTCACACATATACGCCATCAAAGTCCACGGAGCACCACAAAACCCTATCAGCGGTACTCTCCCTGCCAATCCCTTCCTAGTAAGTGTGATAGCTTCGAACAGGTACCCCAACTCTTTCtccacatctacatcctTGTTTAATCGCTCGAGGTCCGAGGGAGAACGTAATGGGGCAGGAAGGACGGGACCTTTGGAAGGTTCCATTAGGACTTCCATGCCTAGTGCTTGGGGGACGACGAGGATATCGCAGAATATGATGGATGCGTCTAGGCGGGGGTATCGGTCGATAGGttggagggtgagtttggaggCGAGTGAGGGGGTTTGGCAGCATTCGAAGAATGAGTGGGATTTGCGTACTTCGAGGAATTCTAGGTTGGATACGAGTTAATATTAGCAAATGGTGAGATCAAGTACGTGACACGATCAAATGTATAAGAGAGAGTGACTCACCAGGCAAATACCTCCCAGCCTGCCTCATCACCCAAACAGGAGCCCTCTCAGTCTCCTCACCCCTGGCAGCACGAAGCAACAGATCGTTCTTCAATGGCGGGAAGGATTGCTCGATCTCCCTCCATTTGTCGATGTTTTTCAAGTTGGGTATGGCGTATtctgaagaggatgacgacATGATGGTAGGTAAAATATCGTATGGTGGGATCAGTGGGAGTAGGTGGGTTGTTATGTATGATAATGACATACGATAGAtgtgagatggagagaagaggtggagaggtaTGCATCCAACTTTTTTCGGAACAGTGCTTATATACGATCTTGATCTGCGAGTGATGGTCCGAGCTCATAAGGGACatgatttgatcccgttcATCTATCATAGGTAACGGAGATCAAACTCGAGTCCGTGACCATATTTGAATTTCAACAGAGTGCTCGTTCAACTTTTTGTGACAGTCCATCAGGTTAGATATATCGACAACCATGACACTGTACGTCTATAAATACGTCTACATACCATAACTTACTCTTAACTACATATATCCCAACATACCCACACAATGGCACAAAAGCACAAACGTCGTTCCCGTCCCTCAGACCTCGTTGAGCCGACCCCACGAACAACCGAACCAACGCACGACTGGGAAAAATCAGACGAAGAGTTGGAACTTGAAGCAGAGCTCTTCGGAGCAAGCAAGAAGAAATCGAAGAAATCTAAATCGAAAGGTGTACCGTTCCAGGTAGATACGACTggtgctgatgaggaggagggagggttgAGTGATTTGGATAATAATGATGTGAGATAACCCCTCCCCTGCCCCTTCCTGACTGGACAGAAGAATTGCTGATTAGTCAATATGGTCTGATTAGCTTTTCACTATCGACGCTCCTGTAGCTTCCAACTTCCAGATCGACGAACTACCAGACGACCAACCTTCCtctgaggacgatgatgatcaattgGAATCTGAAGGTTCATCTTCAGgaagtgagagtgaaagtgaaagagaaggggagaacGAGTTCCGCGCtgcctctccctcatcctccagatcctcttcacccGAGGTACAGCAAAAAGAGAAAAACGGACCTACGATATCCCTTCCCGACGATGTATATGATATTCAGCTGGAAGAGGCCAAGGcgaagcagaagaagcaggCATTATGGAACGACCCATCGGATGATTTGATCAGTGTAGACTTGAGTGAGAAtaggagattgaggaagttggatagaggcaagaagaggaagattgaaggtgagcaggtggatgggagggaattgcaggagaggttgagggagcAGTGAGTGGACGTCGTTTGAACATCGATTATTCCAATCTATCGAAATTATATGCTGTGATATCAAGAACAAATATTCTCCTTATCCCTTTCTTTACTTTTATCtccttccaattccttctACAATATCTCCCAAAATTTGATTAACCCTCCTATATCACGATCCATCGATTACTGATGATGCATCTCTTCGCCAGATTTGAGCGCCTCCACCCCCCACCCCAATGGGCAAAACAACGAACCATCATCGGTACCCCctccctatcctccctccTAACATCCACCAAATCATTCATAGCCCCCTCTATAGCTATTGACGGCAAGAGACGACCACCCTTACCCCAGGGTCACATAGATCTACAGAGAATGCGAAATGCCAACCAGCAGAATCCCACgacggggaagagggaggcgGCAAATGCCCATGGGGGGATTGTGGATTTTGCTTGGCATCCTAGTGAGAGGGTGGGTGTTATGGCGGTTGCTGGGGGTGATAGGCGGGTTAGGTTTTTCAATGTGAGTGTACCGTTCTCTACAAAGGAGTGCCATCTATGACGGGGGCATCATAAAGAGTACACGTCTCAAGGCAGATACCACAGAGGACCTTTCACTGATAAAATACTCCTATCTCACACAATACAGATCGACGGGCACACAAACCCCAGTCTAATGACACTACACATCCCCTCGCTCCCCCTCTCCCGATCGaccttccacccctccgGTTCGTCCCTCCTCTTAGTAGGTAACAGACCATACTACTACACCTACGACCTAGCCTCTCAGCGATGCCTCCGCTCCCCCAAAAACCTATTCGGATCCATGGataccccctcctcccccaacTCACTACATCGTCATGCCTTCTCACCCGATGGGAGTCTCCTAGCAGTAGCAGGGAGGAGAGGATTGGTATCGATACATGATTGGCCATCTGGGGGGATCGTCGCTGAGCTGAGATCGGGTAGGGGAGGTTCCATTGCGGATCTTACGTGGAGCACTGATGGGAAGGAGTTGAGTGTTCTGGGAGGTAGGGATGGGGCGGAAGTGGAAGTTTGGGATCTGGCTGAAAGGAGGGTGGTCAGGCGTCGGAGGGATGATAGAGCGTTGGGTGGGACGATTATGCGATGTAGTAGGGATGGGAGCTATACTGCTGTTGGGTGAGTCGTGTTTCGCATGTTTCTGAGGGTGGCAAGGGAATTGGGAGGATCTTTCATGGGCTTTGTTTTCTTTTTTCATCGACCTTGTATCGTTGCATCAGACGACTGATATGTACGACTATACAGCTCAACAACAGGTATAGTAAACATctactcctcctcttccctccacccctcttcctcctccagtaAATTTACGGAACTCTCGCCAGAACCATACAAATCGCTcgaacaactcaccatgtcaaTAACGAGCATGTCCTTCCACCCTTCCAACGAGGTCTTGGTAACTGCcagtgaaggaaggaaagatctcttgaagatggtgagtatcCGTTCTTATCCATTCTTATCCATTCTCTTATGAATGGTTCATAGACCCATCGATCGCTTGATACGAACAAGCCAAGAATCACTTACTAACCCCTCTTTGAATATATAGTACCACCTCCCATCAGGAACAGCATTCTCCAACTGGCCCACACCCGCCACCCCTCTCGGTCGAATTACATCCACTGGGTTCTCACCCTCTGGTGAGTATTTAAGTGTGGGTAATCAGAGAGGTACGGTGTTATTATGGTCTTTGAGGCATTACGCTTTGTAGGTTCGGTATACCTATAcccatatatatatatagagtTCCCGGCACCAAGCAGGTGTACATGTACTGCTTCTACCACTGGGTTGATCCGGTCGACAACCTTTGAGACCGTTCGTTTGTGCCTTCTACTGCATGAATTATCTTATGGTTTCATTTTTGCTATAACTCTTAGTAtggatgatatatgtatatatgcatgagggtgatgatggtgtcTAACAATATGTCCGGCACTCATGTATTGATGTTTGTTTGGATAGTGAGTACCGTATATTACAAATACAAATATAATTACAATTACAATTACAGTCCACAATCCACAATCCACGCTCTCTTCCATCGTACACACACATGGAAAGATAGGATAGTCTCGATCCAGATCCAAGTATGACAAGTTGAATATCAAACACTCGTTGAAacgtcctcgtcatccctCAGTCTCCGCTCCAGAGATGGGGATATCAACTCCATCATTACTTCAACGTgctatctccttctctctgaACATCAAAGGTCCTTCCATTCCATCATATCACGTAGCGTTCCAAGCTTCGATTGTCGTATCTGCCATGGATATCGGCGGGTTAGGATTAGGATTAGGATTGAGG encodes the following:
- a CDS encoding serine-tRNA ligase, which codes for MRSPSVRRILNIRRYATQSSLKGPLIGVKPSSPSAPPTPTSSPSSPSLNTSSLPKPRIDYHALLSDPQHTTRNALLRKSPIQPDHLAHSQRLRSTQLLLLQKLSTIKSKQKEIGSLIKIGLGDTTELKEQAKKIKSKIKQYETNLQETENELLDLSLVLPNFSHPDSPIGSEENAKILETFGPTALLEKVDPRRDHVDFCHHFSLLDTEASSNSTGSSWPYLKGILALLEQSLIQYSLSVAIKHGFTPVIPPDVIKEDLAWRCGFQPRDSLSNPSTQTYHLAQPDNGQRLCLAGTSEIPLAGLFANRLCNEEDLPKRVVGVGKAFRAEAGARGADTRGLYRVHQFTKVELFAVTSEGQSEGMMESIRGVQREIAQGLGLSVRVLDMPTEELGASAHRKYDMEAWMPGRGKWGEITSTSNCTSYQSRRLSITYRPSPSSSSSSASNEGDLPTPPSESHHTGPLPFAHTLNGTAAAIPRLIVALIENGIRFREGSEEYEGVDLPKVLERFWVGGNEFGEGKRRGVIRWV
- a CDS encoding uroporphyrinogen decarboxylase; its protein translation is MSSSSSEYAIPNLKNIDKWREIEQSFPPLKNDLLLRAARGEETERAPVWVMRQAGRYLPEFLEVRKSHSFFECCQTPSLASKLTLQPIDRYPRLDASIIFCDILVVPQALGMEVLMEPSKGPVLPAPLRSPSDLERLNKDVDVEKELGYLFEAITLTRKGLAGRVPLIGFCGAPWTLMAYMCEGGGSKTFENSKSWLYKYPKESKELLRKVADVCADLLVGQVLAGAQMLQVFDSWAGELTPHQYAEFALPPCIYISHKVKSILKQLGHPGVAITLFAKGANAPSTFRLLSNPETTGYDTLGLDWTVDPLEVREWVGPKVNLQGNFDPTVLYGGKEGIEREVERLSERWKKAGGGWIANLGHGITPNVKPEDMGWFLECVHKYSKRD